One genomic window of Indioceanicola profundi includes the following:
- a CDS encoding vWA domain-containing protein has translation MPSRLLPNLMHFARALRAAGLPVGPGHLLRALEAVEAVGLSSRQDFYWALHSVFVTRRDQRDLFDQTFHIFWRNPQILERMLDLLLPSVRAELAPDSAELSRRVADALRGGRQPDLPQDQPGTEEVKVDATLTVSDEERLQSLDFEKMSAGEVEAAKRTIAAMRLPRMEAPTRRFQPSQSGSRIDLRATLRRSLRAGGDVIDLVPKRARTRMPPLVVLCDISGSMGQYSRMLLHFLHALTSDRDRVHSFVFGTRLTNITRSLRTRDVDAALAKVGAQVQDWSGGTRIGACLGDFNRFWSRRVLGQGAVVLLITDGLDRNGAEGLEREMERLHKSCRRLIWLNPLLRWEGFQPRTNGARAILPHVDAFRPVHNLRSLEQLADALADPGPRRMDGDLEGWRRMAAA, from the coding sequence ATGCCTTCCCGCCTTCTCCCCAACCTCATGCATTTCGCCCGAGCCCTCCGTGCGGCGGGATTGCCGGTTGGGCCGGGACATCTGCTGCGGGCGCTGGAGGCCGTGGAGGCGGTGGGTCTCTCATCCCGGCAGGATTTCTACTGGGCGCTGCACAGCGTCTTCGTCACCCGCCGCGACCAGCGCGACCTGTTCGATCAGACCTTCCATATCTTCTGGCGCAATCCGCAGATCCTGGAACGGATGCTGGACCTGCTGCTTCCCTCCGTAAGGGCGGAGCTGGCTCCCGACTCAGCGGAATTGTCCCGCCGGGTGGCGGATGCGCTCCGCGGCGGTCGTCAGCCCGATCTGCCGCAGGACCAGCCCGGAACGGAGGAGGTGAAGGTGGATGCCACTCTGACAGTCTCCGACGAGGAACGGCTGCAAAGCCTGGATTTCGAGAAGATGTCGGCGGGGGAAGTGGAGGCGGCAAAACGGACTATTGCCGCCATGCGCCTGCCCCGGATGGAGGCGCCGACCCGCCGCTTCCAGCCCAGCCAGTCCGGCAGCCGGATCGATCTCCGCGCCACCTTGAGACGATCACTTAGGGCGGGAGGCGATGTGATCGACCTTGTACCGAAGCGTGCCCGAACCAGGATGCCGCCGCTGGTCGTCCTTTGCGATATCTCCGGTTCTATGGGCCAGTACAGCCGCATGCTGCTGCACTTCCTGCACGCGCTGACCAGCGACCGCGACCGGGTCCACAGTTTCGTCTTCGGAACCCGCCTGACCAACATCACCCGCTCCCTGCGCACCCGCGACGTGGATGCCGCCCTGGCCAAGGTGGGCGCGCAGGTACAGGACTGGTCCGGCGGCACCCGCATCGGGGCCTGCCTTGGCGACTTCAACCGGTTCTGGTCACGCCGCGTCCTGGGCCAAGGGGCCGTGGTCCTGCTGATCACCGACGGGCTGGACCGGAACGGAGCCGAAGGGCTGGAACGCGAGATGGAGCGGCTGCATAAGAGCTGCCGCCGCCTGATCTGGCTGAACCCGCTGTTGCGTTGGGAGGGGTTCCAGCCTAGGACCAACGGAGCCAGGGCGATCCTCCCCCATGTAGACGCCTTCCGCCCGGTGCATAATCTGCGTAGCCTGGAGCAGTTGGCCGACGCGCTGGCCGATCCCGGCCCACGCCGGATGGATGGCGACCTGGAAGGCTGGCGCCGGATGGCCGCAGCCTAG
- a CDS encoding XdhC family protein — MSTQSADAAQILEQAERWLAEGRQVALATVVATWGSAPRRVGSLMAINDQGGMAGSVSGGCIEGAVVHEAQAVMAEQEPRMLSFGVTDEMAWEVGLACGGKLQVYVEAVT; from the coding sequence ATGAGCACGCAATCCGCAGACGCCGCCCAGATCCTGGAGCAGGCGGAGCGCTGGCTTGCCGAGGGCCGGCAGGTCGCGCTTGCCACCGTCGTGGCCACCTGGGGCTCCGCCCCCCGCCGGGTCGGCAGCCTGATGGCGATCAACGATCAGGGCGGTATGGCCGGTTCCGTCTCCGGCGGCTGCATCGAGGGCGCTGTGGTGCACGAGGCGCAGGCCGTCATGGCGGAGCAGGAACCACGGATGCTCAGCTTCGGCGTTACGGATGAGATGGCTTGGGAGGTTGGTCTTGCCTGTGGCGGCAAACTCCAGGTCTATGTGGAGGCGGTAACGTGA
- a CDS encoding XdhC family protein, protein MKRRTFDALRKAQADRIPAALVTDLGTGFQTVVTEATQQGDCALEDEFLPQVYEAIVKDRSGILEFYDGQFFVNVLNSPLRMILVGAVHIAQALAPMASLAGYDVTVVDPRRAFATDERFPAIRLNGDWPDEALEALRPDRRTAIITLSHDPKLDDPALMTALSTPAFFIGALGSRKTHAARLERMQTQGVQADRLTRISGPVGLDIGAVTPAEIAISILAEVTLALRGGPKHKAEG, encoded by the coding sequence GTGAAGCGCCGGACCTTCGATGCCCTGCGCAAGGCGCAGGCGGACCGTATTCCAGCGGCTCTGGTCACCGATCTGGGCACCGGCTTCCAGACGGTGGTGACGGAAGCGACGCAGCAGGGCGACTGCGCGCTGGAGGATGAGTTCCTGCCGCAGGTTTACGAGGCCATCGTCAAGGACCGTTCCGGGATCCTGGAATTCTATGACGGGCAGTTCTTTGTCAATGTGCTGAACTCGCCCTTGCGGATGATCCTGGTCGGCGCCGTCCATATCGCCCAGGCGTTGGCCCCGATGGCGAGCCTTGCCGGCTATGATGTGACGGTGGTTGATCCCCGCCGGGCCTTCGCCACGGATGAGAGGTTCCCGGCCATCAGGCTCAATGGCGACTGGCCGGATGAGGCGCTGGAGGCGCTCCGCCCAGACCGCCGCACCGCCATCATCACGTTGAGCCACGATCCCAAGCTGGACGATCCCGCCCTGATGACAGCTCTTTCCACTCCGGCCTTCTTCATCGGTGCATTGGGCAGCCGGAAGACCCATGCGGCACGGCTGGAGCGCATGCAGACACAGGGCGTCCAGGCGGATCGGCTGACCCGCATCTCGGGCCCCGTCGGTCTGGATATCGGTGCGGTCACCCCGGCGGAAATCGCGATCTCGATCCTGGCAGAGGTGACGCTGGCGCTCCGCGGCGGTCCGAAGCACAAGGCGGAGGGCTGA
- a CDS encoding NTP transferase domain-containing protein, which translates to MQFGDLPLTEAEGAILAHSLTLPGAVFRKGRVLSADDLAALRTAGFQTVAAAKLEAEDASEDEAASRIAQAVFGPGLTASAAFTGRVNLYAATNGVLVLDTARLERMNLLDQAVTIATLPAFAQVQTGQMVATVKIIPFAAPVTSVERAEALARNGEPPIRVAGWQGLAAGLVQTVLPGTKPGMLDKTVETTRRRLEEVGATLATELRVPHEPGAVADAIAALHRQGCGLILLIGASAITDRRDVLPAGIERAGGGVHHFGMPVDPGNLLLLAEFGGAPVLGLPGCARSPKLNGFDWVLQRLAAGIPVSGTDMMRMGVGGLLSEIPSRPLPRDRATEMPRAPNIAAIILAAGLSRRMGSNKLLKDLGGRPLVSHAVSAALASQARPVLLVTGHQAERVRAAVTDGPITFVHADDYSAGLSASLKAGLQALPADVDGFAVILGDMPRVTAAHIDRLIAAYSPADGRTICVATHRGRRGNPVLWDRRYIEEMLSLTGDAGARSLLTNHAEQLCEVEMPDAGVLLDVDTPEALPALEP; encoded by the coding sequence GTGCAGTTCGGGGACCTGCCCCTGACGGAGGCTGAAGGGGCCATCCTGGCCCATTCCTTGACACTTCCCGGAGCAGTATTCCGGAAAGGCCGGGTACTCTCGGCCGATGATCTGGCGGCGTTACGCACAGCGGGGTTCCAGACCGTGGCTGCCGCCAAGCTGGAGGCGGAAGATGCGAGCGAGGATGAAGCAGCCAGCCGCATCGCACAGGCGGTCTTCGGCCCCGGCCTGACCGCCAGCGCCGCTTTCACCGGCCGCGTTAACCTCTATGCCGCGACCAATGGCGTCCTGGTTCTGGATACCGCCCGGCTGGAGCGGATGAACCTGCTGGATCAAGCCGTGACGATCGCCACCCTGCCTGCCTTCGCGCAGGTGCAGACTGGGCAGATGGTCGCGACGGTGAAGATCATCCCCTTCGCCGCGCCGGTCACTTCCGTCGAACGTGCGGAAGCCCTGGCCCGGAACGGCGAACCGCCGATCCGCGTTGCCGGTTGGCAAGGTCTGGCAGCCGGGCTGGTGCAGACCGTGCTTCCTGGCACCAAGCCCGGCATGCTCGACAAGACGGTAGAGACAACCCGTCGTCGGCTGGAGGAGGTCGGAGCCACTCTTGCGACCGAACTCAGGGTTCCGCATGAACCTGGCGCGGTGGCGGACGCCATTGCAGCGCTACACAGGCAGGGCTGCGGTCTCATCCTGCTGATCGGCGCGTCCGCTATCACCGACAGGCGTGACGTGCTTCCCGCGGGGATCGAACGCGCCGGCGGCGGCGTGCACCATTTCGGGATGCCGGTCGATCCCGGCAACCTCCTCCTTCTGGCGGAGTTCGGCGGCGCCCCGGTCCTGGGCCTACCCGGTTGCGCCCGGTCACCCAAGCTGAATGGCTTTGACTGGGTGCTCCAGCGTCTGGCGGCGGGCATTCCGGTCAGCGGCACGGATATGATGCGGATGGGTGTCGGCGGGCTTCTGTCCGAAATCCCGTCACGCCCCCTGCCTCGCGATCGAGCGACGGAGATGCCGCGCGCTCCTAATATCGCTGCAATCATCCTGGCGGCTGGGCTGTCGCGCCGCATGGGCTCCAACAAGCTGCTCAAGGACCTTGGCGGACGCCCCCTTGTCAGCCATGCCGTTTCGGCAGCACTCGCCTCACAGGCCCGTCCCGTGCTGCTGGTCACCGGCCATCAGGCGGAAAGGGTACGGGCCGCCGTCACCGACGGACCGATCACCTTTGTTCATGCCGACGACTATTCAGCGGGGCTGAGCGCCTCGCTGAAAGCTGGACTGCAGGCATTGCCAGCGGATGTAGACGGGTTTGCTGTGATCCTGGGTGACATGCCGCGCGTCACCGCCGCTCATATCGATCGTCTGATCGCCGCCTACAGCCCTGCCGACGGACGCACGATCTGCGTCGCCACCCACCGCGGCCGGCGCGGCAATCCTGTGCTGTGGGACCGCCGGTACATCGAGGAAATGCTGTCGCTGACGGGCGATGCCGGCGCCAGATCGCTGCTGACGAACCATGCCGAACAGCTTTGCGAAGTCGAAATGCCGGATGCCGGCGTTCTGCTGGACGTCGACACGCCGGAGGCACTTCCGGCGCTTGAACCGTAG
- a CDS encoding alpha/beta hydrolase produces the protein MLGWVVAALSLYLALCAVVFAFQRSLQYFPDRSIPIPAEVGLPAFRTVTVETPDGLLLSGLYAPPRTEDRPTVAHFHGNAGHVGYRAEIARTLHGAGYGVLLAGYRGYGGNPGKPTERGLHTDGAAWLDWLVARGVSGRRLVIYGESLGTGIAVRLATERKAAALVLEAPFTSITDVAAKAYPFLPVRLLLLDRFDSLSRIADVQAPLLIIHGERDRIVPVALGRQLFKAAPEPKKAVWLPRAGHNDLILHGLGEAVVEYLDRIGQSGTAEPVIIEQQVRRGTAIIPK, from the coding sequence ATGCTGGGATGGGTGGTCGCGGCGCTGAGCCTGTATCTGGCGCTCTGTGCGGTGGTCTTCGCCTTTCAGCGCAGCCTTCAGTATTTTCCCGACAGGTCCATCCCGATCCCGGCGGAGGTCGGGCTGCCGGCGTTCCGGACAGTCACCGTGGAAACGCCGGACGGGCTGCTGTTGAGCGGCCTCTACGCGCCGCCGCGGACGGAAGACAGGCCGACGGTGGCGCACTTCCACGGCAATGCCGGACATGTTGGCTATCGGGCGGAGATTGCCCGGACCTTGCACGGGGCCGGCTATGGCGTGCTGCTGGCCGGGTATCGCGGATATGGCGGAAACCCCGGAAAGCCGACGGAGCGGGGGCTTCATACCGATGGAGCGGCTTGGCTGGACTGGCTGGTGGCACGGGGCGTCAGTGGGCGCAGGCTGGTGATCTATGGTGAGAGCCTGGGGACAGGCATCGCCGTAAGGCTGGCGACGGAACGGAAGGCGGCGGCACTTGTGCTGGAAGCACCCTTCACCAGCATCACCGATGTCGCGGCCAAGGCCTATCCATTCCTACCCGTGCGCCTGCTGCTGTTGGACCGGTTCGACAGCCTGTCCCGTATCGCGGATGTCCAGGCGCCGCTGCTGATCATCCATGGGGAGCGGGATCGGATCGTGCCGGTGGCGCTGGGCCGGCAGCTGTTCAAAGCGGCTCCGGAACCGAAGAAGGCGGTATGGTTGCCCCGGGCAGGTCATAACGACCTGATCCTCCATGGGCTGGGGGAGGCGGTTGTGGAATATCTGGACCGGATAGGACAGTCGGGTACGGCGGAACCGGTAATTATCGAGCAGCAAGTACGCAGGGGAACCGCGATCATCCCGAAGTAG